The genomic interval TCTCCGCTGTGTGAAATACTGGCATGTAAATGAGTGGCCCGGCTTAAATAGGGGAAGAACTCCCCTTCTTCAATATCGCCTGCCATGTATTCAATTCCTAAAAATTGGCTTGCAGCCTGGGCGAGCAACAGACGCCCAAGAATAAATTGTTGTGCGCGAGTGGGGGACTGGATCGCTGCCAGCTTAGCTTTACTACTGGCAGAAAGCAGATCGCTGCTCAGGTATGGGTTTTGAGTGATCCGGGTAAGAAGAACTTCGGCGTAAAGCATAAGAAAACCAAGAGCAAAGGATTTGAGCATGATAGTGCGAGGGCAATGCCCGGCAAAGGATTTGCTCACTCTGATTATAAAACTTCATCCTCTGCGGGGCTGTGTGCCCGCCGTTCGGCCATTCTTTGCCCCATTGCAGCTAGCGTGGGCGCATCAAGCAGTTTTTCGGCGCTGGGATAAATGCGTGCTTCTTCTAGATCGGCATGGGCCGGGTAAAGTCTTGCAAATTCCTGCGCAAGAGCCAGTGGCAAGATTTCACCATGGCCTGCTGCCAGTGGAATTAAATAGCTGCGTATATCCTGCCAAAGCAGTGCAAGTGTTTCGTGCTCTGCACTGACCGATGCAATAAGGGTTTGCAGCTCAGCATCGCCGTAATGGCTGAGCAGCGGAAACAAATCGAGATCTTCATCTTCGTGGTGCAGCGGTGCGCTACATCAAAATAACGCAAAATGCTTGCAGCAGCGTCCTGAGCCTTGCTGTCCACCCCTTCTTTTATCAGGTACTGAGCCAGTTTGAGTGTTAATTCTGCGTATTGGCGCACTCTGTCGTGGCAGGCCATCAGCATGGCGATGGGTGTTTCAAATGTGATTGATTCAGCAGAAAACAGCGACATCATGCTTCTCCTCTTATTTCCGACTAATTTAGTCGGATTTTACGCAGAAATATAGGACCAGCTTTGATTTAAACCAAATGAAATAGTAAATATACTTACATGTGTAAGTATATTTACTAACAGATTTGAATTAAATTAGTCAGATTCGTTTAAGTAATTTGCGATTAAAACGCTATAATTGCTGCTTTGCAAAAAAGTTAGCAGAGGCATTATGGAAGAGCAGGGTACATCATCAATTAATCCCCAAAGGGCGGTCATCAGGCCATACGCTAACGAGCGCCGCCTGTTTGTGATCATGGCCGTGATTTCAGGGCTGAGCTGGCTGGCTTTAACGCTGGTCACCTTTGGCATTATCTGGATCATTATGCTGGTGCTTTATCTCATCGGCTTATTTGGGTTTTCATATTTTATTTCTTATGTACGCGGCAATGGTGTTCGGGTCACTGCTGAGCAGTTTCCTGATTTACATACCCGTTTTGATCATTGTTGCCAGATTATCGGGCTGAAAAAACAACCAGAATTTTATTTAATGACGGGAAATGGTGCTTTAAACGCATTCGCCACCCGTTTTTTACGCCGCTATTATGTGGTGCTGCTCAGCGATATTGTCGATGCTTTGCAGGATGATAACGAGGCGCTGAATTTTTATATCGGCCACGAGCTGGGCCACATTGCGCAAAAGCATTTAGTGCATCACTGGTGGCTGGTTTTTGCCAGCTGGATTCCCCTGCTTGGCACAGCGTATTCCCGTG from Iodobacter fluviatilis carries:
- a CDS encoding hemerythrin domain-containing protein, which produces MHHEDEDLDLFPLLSHYGDAELQTLIASVSAEHETLALLWQDIRSYLIPLAAGHGEILPLALAQEFARLYPAHADLEEARIYPSAEKLLDAPTLAAMGQRMAERRAHSPAEDEVL
- a CDS encoding M48 family metallopeptidase, yielding MEEQGTSSINPQRAVIRPYANERRLFVIMAVISGLSWLALTLVTFGIIWIIMLVLYLIGLFGFSYFISYVRGNGVRVTAEQFPDLHTRFDHCCQIIGLKKQPEFYLMTGNGALNAFATRFLRRYYVVLLSDIVDALQDDNEALNFYIGHELGHIAQKHLVHHWWLVFASWIPLLGTAYSRAREYSCDQYGLACTSNKQSAVHALAVLAAGCSRWKSLNTQAYIAQAQDTDGFWMAVNELTADYPWLCKRVARIENGDAAVFPRRN